A stretch of the Mycobacterium sp. ITM-2016-00317 genome encodes the following:
- a CDS encoding cytochrome c oxidase subunit 3 codes for MWVMVLGDLVIFAGYFVVFMVYRTMNADEFLAAQQHLNIDIGVLNTVILLSSSWFIARGVFAARGGRHDQSVRFIYGAGFLGVLFVVLKGYEWYSKIAAGHTNAEMFFAFYYVLTGVHLLHVVIGLIVLGVLVRELRNPFRRRTSMVESGAVYWHMVDLLWVIIFGLFYVMR; via the coding sequence ATGTGGGTGATGGTCCTCGGCGACCTCGTCATCTTCGCCGGCTACTTCGTGGTCTTCATGGTCTACCGCACCATGAACGCCGACGAATTCCTGGCCGCGCAGCAGCATCTGAACATCGACATCGGCGTGCTGAACACCGTGATCCTGCTCTCCAGTTCGTGGTTCATCGCGCGCGGCGTGTTCGCGGCCCGCGGCGGACGACACGACCAGTCCGTGCGATTCATCTACGGCGCCGGGTTCCTCGGAGTGCTGTTCGTCGTGCTCAAAGGCTACGAGTGGTACAGCAAGATCGCTGCGGGCCACACCAACGCGGAGATGTTCTTCGCGTTCTATTACGTGCTGACCGGCGTGCACCTGTTGCACGTGGTGATCGGGCTGATCGTGCTCGGGGTGCTGGTGCGGGAACTGCGTAACCCGTTCCGTCGCAGGACATCGATGGTCGAGTCCGGCGCGGTGTACTGGCACATGGTCGACCTGCTCTGGGTGATCATCTTCGGCCTGTTCTACGTGATGAGGTGA